A segment of the Agrobacterium tumefaciens genome:
CGCATCACCACCGCGATGATAGGGAACGGCAAGCACCGACCCGACGGAGACACGCAATGCCTTTCGGTAGAGCGGGTCGCAGGAGGTACCGTCCAACAGGACCGCGTCGGCATGGAAAGCCGCCGCATTCCGGAACATTGCGCCCATGTTGTCGTGATTGGAAATACCGCATCCCACCAAAACCAGCGATGATGCGGGCAGTCGAGAGATAAGATTATCGGACGATGCGTCACCGACGCGACGGCCGAGCGCCAGAATGCCACGATGCAAATGGAAACCTGCAATGGCATCCAGGACAGGAGCCTCGGCGACGCAAACCGGCACATCGACGGGAAATTCAGCGAGAATATCGGCAACACCCGAAAGCCGGTTCTTGAGAATAAGGATGCTTTCTGCCGCAAAGGCACCCTGCGCTTTGTGAGCTGCCGCCAGCATACGAAGCACGACCGTGCCTTCGGCAATAAAGCGCCCTTGCCTGCCGGTCAGATCGCGCTCGCGAATATCGCGAAATGCAGCAATGCGCGGATCGTCAGGATCTTCAATAGGGATCAGCACATGGCCATCCGGCAGGTCTGAGCTTTTACTGGCCATCGACCGTAACATCGGCGATGAAGCGACCGGCAGCGACGTTGTAAACGAGTGCCTTGCGCGTTCCGTTGGCGAGCCGTCCGTAAAACAGCATGTCACCGCCGGAATAGCTGACGTTTTCAATCGTAAAGCCCTGCGGCAAGCTTGCCGTAGCGGCAACGGGACCATCAGAGGGAACTGCCATTGTCTGGCCCTGCGTCTGCGCCACCGGAGCGGGCTTCGACGGCCCCATCGCCTTGTAGACAACCGCGCCGAACACAGCCATAAGGCTGATAAACATCACGGAGCCCGACACGATCTGCAAACGGATCATCTTGCGGCGAACTTTTTCCATGGCCGGGTCTAACGGCTTGTCTTCCTGTTCGTCTTGCTCGACCTGCGTCATCGGGTTCCCTGAAATGCTGTTGGATCGGAAAAATAAGAATGAACGACCCCTTTAAACAAGGCGACGACGCAAGGAAAGTCCTGATTGCCGGGGAAGATGCCGAAGGGCGCCTTGATTCATGGCTGGCGACCGAAGTCGGCGGCGACTTGTCGCGAAGCCGCCTCAAGGCACTGATCGAGCAAGGGGCGGTATCCGTAAACGGCAAACCCATTACCGAACCCAAAAAGAAGGTCCATCCCGGTGACCGGATCGAGATTTCCATGCCGGAGCCGGAAGATCCCGAACCGAAGGGCGAGGATATTCCGCTCAACGTCGAATATGAAGATGACGATCTGATCGTGCTCGTCAAACCCGCAGGGCTGGTGGTGCATCCCGGTGCTGGCAACTGGACGGGAACGCTCGTCAACGCCCTCATCCATCATTGCGGTGACAGTCTCTCCGGCATTGGCGGTGTCAAACGTCCCGGTATCGTGCATCGACTGGACAAGGAAACCTCTGGTGTCATGGTCGTGGCCAAGAATGACGCTGCGCATCGACACCTTGCTGCGCAATTTGCCGACCATGGCCGCACCGGCCCGCTTGAGCGCGCCTACAAGGCCATTGTATGGGGGCGTCCCAAAACCCTGCGCGGCACGATCGATGCCGCTTTGGGACGGTCATCCGACCGCACCAAACGGGCAGTCAAGAACGAGCACGCCGATGACGCCCGCGAGGCAATCACCCACTACGAGGTCATCGAGCGGTTTCATGAGCGGCCGGATGCAACCTGCCTTGCCTCGATGGTGGAATGCCGCCTCGAAACCGGCCGTACGCATCAGATCCGCGTGCACATGGCGCACATTGGTCACCCATTGATCGGTGATCCTGAATACGGGGCAGCCTACCGCACCAAGGCAAACCTGCTGGAAGAACCGGCAAAGAGCATTGTCGGTCGTTTCCCGCGTCAGGCCCTGCATGCTTATCTTCTTGCATTTGAACATCCACGCACCGGTGAGGTGATGGAATTCGAGACTGATATGCCCGATGACATGGATGAACTGTCCAACGCGCTGCGCGGCCACGAACACTCGTAACTGCTTGCTCCTTCCGACGAAACAGCGATAGGCGGGCATGGCAAAGGCTGAAAAATGCCTTGCTCGCCATCTTTGCGAAACCTTGGATAATAAAGACAGTTTTCGCTTTTCCCTATATTTTGCAGGCGGTCTCGTTTCCGGACCGCCCCAATTTTGCTTCAATCATTGCACCTTTTCATAGCTGCACCACATGCGATTGACTGGTTCGGCCAGCAATCATCACACCCGCATGTGTCCGCCGAAACCCGCCTGCAGGGCGCCCGTGAAACGACGGGAGACGGAAATGATTGCACATGAACAGCGATGAACGCCGCTTCATATTTCAGGATCTGCGGACGGTGGAGGGATATATCGATCCTCCCGATGCGCTCGTTTTCAAAGCCTTGCTGCAAGCTCAGACCGCAAGCGCCCTTGGTGGTGGCATGGCAGATATCGGCGTGTTTTACGGTCGCTCCTATTTTCTGCTGCAGCGGTTCGCGGCCGAAGGTGAAAAGGTTCTGGGAATTGACCTCTTCGAACTTGACCCGCCCGCCGATGGCAGCCTTGACCAGTATCGGCGCTTTCTTGACAACGGCCAGCGCCTTGGACAGCCGGTCGATGAAGACCTCATCATTCGCGGCGACAGCACGCGACTGAATGCCAGCGACATCACCGAACGGGTTGGTCCGGTACGCTTCTTCAGCATCGACGGGGGTCATCATCTGCATCATGTCATGGCAGACGCGAGACTTGCGATGGAAGCGATCGCCGACCACGGTATCATTGTTTTTGACGATACCTTCAATCCCGCCTGGCCTGAAGTTACAGTCGGAATGGCCGACTTCCTTCGCACCCACGGGCACAATCTCGTTTGCTTCTGCATGACGAAATACAAGACTTATGTGTGCCGCCGCGAATTTCACGCGCATTACGAACATGTCATCGCCAATGCACCGGATTTGCGTACGCTACATCACGCCGAAACGCAGTTTCTTGGCTCAAAGATTGCGCGCCTCCACAATCCCATGCGGCGGCGGGTCATGTACGAATTGATGGTTCGCTCCGGACTTGGAAATTTTTCGGAACGAATCTATCGGAGCGGGGTTAAGGACAGCACAGAGGATGTCGTAACGATGTAACGCGCGTGTGATCGTGGCTGCCGCTTGAAATGCCGCAGCCGCGTACATATCTGACATCTGGGTTCGTGCGGGGTCGATAATGATCCGCCACGACGGCATGCCTGACGTGGGACGTTAAACGTCGAAAAAGGGTGCCGCCACAGACCAAAGATAAGGGGGTGCTATATGGCCCGCAACAGTTTGCCTTCCATTACAGCCGGTGAAGCCGGTCTTAACAGATATCTCGATGAAATCCGCAAGTTCCCGATGCTGGAGCCGCAGGAAGAATACATGCTCGGCAAGCGTTACGCCGAACATGGCGACCGTGATGCCGCGCACAGGCTGGTTACCAGCCACCTGCGCCTCGTCGCCAAGATTGCCATGGGTTATCGCGGCTACGGCCTGCCGATCGGTGAAGTCGTGTCCGAGGGTAACGTCGGCCTGATGCAGGCGGTCAAGAAGTTTGATCCGGAGCGTGGTTTCCGTTTGGCGACCTATGCAATGTGGTGGATCAAGGCTTCGATTCAGGAGTATATCCTGCGTTCGTGGTCCCTGGTGAAGATGGGTACGACAGCCAACCAGAAGCGCCTGTTCTTCAACCTGCGCCGTCTGAAGGGTCGGATCCAGGCCATCGATGATGGCGATCTGAAGCCGGAGCACGTCAAGGAAATCGCCACGAAGCTCCAGGTTTCGGAAGAAGAAGTCATCTCGATGAACCGCCGTCTGCATGGCGACGCGTCGCTGAATGCCCCGATCAAGGCGTCAGAAGGCGAATCCGGCCAGTGGCAGGATTGGCTCGTGGACGACCACGACAGCCAGGAAGCCGTGTTGATCGAGCAGGACGAACTGGAAACCCGTCGTCGCATGCTGGCCAAGGCCATGGGTGTGTTGAACGAGCGCGAACGACGCATCTTCGAGGCTCGACGCCTTGCCGAAGAGCCGGTGACACTGGAAGAGCTGTCTTCCGAGTTCGACATCAGCCGCGAGCGTGTTCGTCAGATCGAGGTTCGCGCCTTCGAAAAGGTTCAGGAAGCGGTTCAGAAAGAAGCGCTGGAAGCCGCCCGCGCCCTTCGCGTGGTTGATGCCTGATATCACCACAGCGATCGACATGTGAAAAATTGGAGCCCACAGATCTTTCGATCTGTGGGCTTTTCGTTGTATCCTTCACAACATCCGCAAACAAAAAAGGGGCCGCCTCAGGCAGCCCCTTTTTCTTGTCTCTGGTAGCGCCCTTACTGACCCGTCGCAGGCGCGGCTGCAGCCCAGTCGCGAAGGGCGGCATCAAACGCAGCGATGCCTTCCGGTCCCTTTTGCAAGGTCAGCAAAGCACGGCGACCGTTGCGATAGGACACTGGAATGTCGATCCAGTTGCGGCTCTTCAACAGTTCGAGGTTGGTTTTCATCGCGTCAGGGAAGTCATTCAGCGCGATCATGTGGAAATCATCGGTGATTTTGGCCGGAACCGCGATCAGCGCATTACCACGATCCTGCTCCGTGCTCTTCATCGCGATACGCTGAACACTGTCGATCGCGCCGCCTTCAAATCCAGGCGCAACCGAGAAGACGATCTCGATCAGATGGCTGGCCGGTAACGACGGATCGGTGTTGCGCTTGAAGGTGATAAGCGCGCTCAAACCGCGACCGGGAACAGTAATCTGGCCCTGTACAGTCGGAGACGGTCGGCCTTCACTGTCATTTTCCTGCTGCAGTGTCCACGCAACCGAACCCTGGATCGCGGTTGGTACCGTCTGGCCCAGCACTTCCTCATACAGGAACATGCGCTCGCCACCGGCAACAGCACCGGGCTGGGCAGGCGTCGCTGGCGTTCCGGCCGGCGCAGCACCATTGGCCGCAGGTGTCTCGGTTGTCGCTGGCGGTGCGACGTTCTGCTCGTAGACAGACTGGCCTTCCGCCGTCACCGGCTGACCGTTTCCACCAGCAGCCGGGCCCTCGTCACGCTCGGTTCCATCAGCCATAAGGCGCTGGGTGAATTTCGTGCCGGTGACAGAACCGTCGTCGCCGGAAGGTTGAGCCTGATTGTTTGCCGTCTGCTGTCCGGCAGCCGGAGGCTGCTGCGTCGCCGGCGGCGTTGGTGTCGGCGTCTGGGCAGAGTCGGTGGAAGGCGCAGATGTCTCGCCATTGCCGTTGCCTGCTGATTGGACCAGCCCGCCGACCATGTCGTTCAGAGCGTCGCGGTTCATCCAGAGGGCATAACCGCCGCCAGCCAGAAGGCCCGCGCCAACCAGAGCAAGCACGACCGCCGCATAGTTCCGGCGCGGCTTCTTTTTGACCATATAGGCAGGCGTTGCAGCACTGGCGCCGACGCTGGGGGCCTCATCCGAAGCTGCGCGGTTCGACGACGACGCGCCATCATAACCGATCAACTCATCCAGATCATCCCAAGGGGTGCGCTCTTTATTGTCCTTGCCGTCCTTCGGTGCTTCGAAGGGATCATCATTGGCGCGCGGCATTGCCGACGTGCGCTCTGCCGGAAGGTCGATATCCGTGTCCTGGAAGTAGGTAGAGAAATCCTCCACCACGGCAGCTTTTTTCGGCGGCGTTTCAGGCTCATGCCGCGTTTCGGTATAGTCTTGACGTCCACCGAAGACCGGATCGTGATCGACATCGGCACGATGATCGGCGTAGCCGTGCTCGTCGCGCTTCTCGGGCTCGAACGCGACGACCGGTGCTGCAGCATAGGGGTGATGCCCAGCCTGGTTACGATCTTCGTATTCGTCCTCAGGCAAGTCTTCGGCGCCGTGAGGCTGCTGATCATCCTCAGTCGCCTCGTCAAGCTTGCGCCAGTCGTCCTCGTCAACGGGTTGCGCCCAATGTGCCGGAACGGATTCGTCAACAGGCGTGACCGCAGGCTCAGCCTCGACGGGATGATGATGCGCCTCTTCATAACGGTCCTCTTCCGACGCGTAGGCGGGCTCCTCATCGGAACGGGTGAAATAGGTGCCGATGACTTCCTGCTGCGGTTGCTCCTGCTCGGCAACGGCATGAACAGGTTCTGGAGCGTCATAAAGCTCTTCCGGCTCCTCGTAAGGAGCTTCGTTGGAGACCTCGGCGTGAGCGTGCTCTTCCTCAACCGGTGCTTCATCGGCGGCAGCGACCGGCGCGGCCTCAACCGGATGAGGCTCCTCGTAGACTGGCTCGACCCGATCCGCTTCGTATTCTTCAGCGTCAGCGGAATGCGCTACCGGTTCAGCGGCGACTTCTTCTTCCGGCTCTTCATAAGAAGGTTGATGCGCCGGCTCTACAGCCGGCGCAAAGCCTTCGTCTTCCTCTTCCAGCGCAGGCAAAGCTTCGGCGAATTCGCTTTCCACCTCAGCAATGGCGCTGTCGAGTTTGGTGATTTGCCGGCGCAGCAGTTCTTCCGGCGGGCGCGGCTTCATGTTTTCAAGCTGGCGCACGACGGCACCACGCGCCTTTTCGTAAACCTTCGCCCGGTTTTCGGGAGTATTGTTCGCCAAGCCATCCACGGCTTTGCGAATGACCGCTACAAAATCCGCCATAAGCACTTTCTCGTCGCGGCCGGCGACGTACCGGCCCGATATGGTTTATGAAACTTGATCGCTGAGGACATTAATCCTCAAACGGATCAGTCACAAGTATGGTGTCGTCACGCTCGGGGCTTGTGGACAGAAGCGCAACCGGCGCTCCGATCAGTTCCTCCACCTGACGGACATACTTGATTGCCTGAGCAGGCAAATCCGCCCATTTTCGGGCACCGACAGTGGATTCTTTCCAGCCTTCCAGCGTGATGTAGATCGGCTCGACACGGGCCTGAGCGCCCTGGCTTGCCGGGAGATGATCGATTTCCTGGCCGTCTAGCTTGTAGCCAACGCAGATTTTCAGCTCATCCAGACCGTCGAGAACGTCGAGTTTCGTGAGCGCGATACCGGTGATGCCGTTGGTCGCAACCGACTGGCGAACCAGTGCAGCGTCGAACCAGCCGCAACGGCGCTTACGACCGGTCACGGTGCCGAACTCATGACCCTTTTCTCCAAGGAACTGGCCGATTTCATCGTTCAGTTCGGTCGGGAACGGACCTTCGCCAACGCGCGTCGTGTAGGCCTTGGTGATGCCGAGGATGTAACCGAGCGAACCCGGACCCATACCCGAACCGGCAGCGGCCTGACCGGCAACCGTGTTGGACGAAGTAACATACGGATAGGTGCCGTGGTCGATATCGAGCAACGAACCCTGCGCGCCTTCGAACAGGATGCGCGCGCCAGCGCGACGCTTCTTGTCGAGCAGCAACCATACGGTTTCGCTGAACGGCAGAATCTTGTCGGCGATCGACGTCAGTTCTTCCATGATCGTTTCATGGGAAATTTCGGCCGCACCGAAGCCGCGACGCAGCGCATTGTGGTGCGTCAGAATGCGGTCAACCTTGACCGAAAGCGCTTCGAGATCAGCAAGATCCATGACGCGGATCGCACGACGACCAACCTTGTCTTCATAGGCCGGACCGATACCGCGACGGGTGGTGCCGATCTTCGTGCCACTATTGGAGGCCGCGTCTTCGCGCATGCCGTCCAGTTCGCGGTGCAGAGAAAGAATAAGTGTCGCATTGTCGGCGATACGCAGATTGTCGGTCGTGACCTTGACGCCCTGCACTTCCAGACGGCCGATTTCGGCAATCAGCGCATGCGGATCGACAACAACGCCGTTACCGATGACAGCCAATTTTCCAGGACGTACGACGCCAGAAGGCAGCAGCGAGAGCTTGTAGCTCACGCCATCGATGACGAGCGTGTGACCGGCATTGTGACCGCCCTGATAACGCACGACGACATCTGCCCGCTCGGACAACCAGTCTACAATCTTGCCTTTACCTTCGTCGCCCCACTGCGAGCCGACCACCACAACATTCGTCATTTCTTGCTTTCCTGCTGATGACGCTTACGCGCCCGGTAATTCGATGGGAAACCCAAACCCGCGAATGTATACTGTGTTGTCTTGCGGAAAGCGACCCTGTTTCTTGCGGCGAAATTTGCTTTTTCCGTGACAAAATGCGGATTTCGGCTTTATCTCCGCCGGCGGGAATGATCTCGCCGATGCAACCGGCGCGATTCTCACGCGTCGTTTCCGCGCACTCCACCGTCTCCAGCCGAAAGATCAGCGTGTCCTCGAAAGCTTACATCGCCCTCATCATCGCCACGCTCTGCTGGGGCGGCAACACTGTCGCCGGAAAACTGGCAATCGGCCATATCAGCCCTATGGCATTCACCTTCTTGCGCTGGGTATTTGCGGTCGCGATGATTTTCGCGATATCGCTGCCGCAGCTTATTCGCGATTGGCCCATCGTGCGCCAACGCCTGCCGTATTTCTTCGTGCTTGGCAGCGTCGGTTATACCGCGTTCAA
Coding sequences within it:
- a CDS encoding RNA methyltransferase, producing the protein MASKSSDLPDGHVLIPIEDPDDPRIAAFRDIRERDLTGRQGRFIAEGTVVLRMLAAAHKAQGAFAAESILILKNRLSGVADILAEFPVDVPVCVAEAPVLDAIAGFHLHRGILALGRRVGDASSDNLISRLPASSLVLVGCGISNHDNMGAMFRNAAAFHADAVLLDGTSCDPLYRKALRVSVGSVLAVPYHRGGDAVDMLERLAAAGFAIWSLSPNGETEIRQIPRSERMALVIGTEGDGLPQSVLSRFHTARIAQSAQLDSLNAGTASGLALYQMAGAIGRI
- a CDS encoding RluA family pseudouridine synthase, with product MNDPFKQGDDARKVLIAGEDAEGRLDSWLATEVGGDLSRSRLKALIEQGAVSVNGKPITEPKKKVHPGDRIEISMPEPEDPEPKGEDIPLNVEYEDDDLIVLVKPAGLVVHPGAGNWTGTLVNALIHHCGDSLSGIGGVKRPGIVHRLDKETSGVMVVAKNDAAHRHLAAQFADHGRTGPLERAYKAIVWGRPKTLRGTIDAALGRSSDRTKRAVKNEHADDAREAITHYEVIERFHERPDATCLASMVECRLETGRTHQIRVHMAHIGHPLIGDPEYGAAYRTKANLLEEPAKSIVGRFPRQALHAYLLAFEHPRTGEVMEFETDMPDDMDELSNALRGHEHS
- a CDS encoding class I SAM-dependent methyltransferase, with the translated sequence MNSDERRFIFQDLRTVEGYIDPPDALVFKALLQAQTASALGGGMADIGVFYGRSYFLLQRFAAEGEKVLGIDLFELDPPADGSLDQYRRFLDNGQRLGQPVDEDLIIRGDSTRLNASDITERVGPVRFFSIDGGHHLHHVMADARLAMEAIADHGIIVFDDTFNPAWPEVTVGMADFLRTHGHNLVCFCMTKYKTYVCRREFHAHYEHVIANAPDLRTLHHAETQFLGSKIARLHNPMRRRVMYELMVRSGLGNFSERIYRSGVKDSTEDVVTM
- the rpoH gene encoding RNA polymerase sigma factor RpoH; the encoded protein is MARNSLPSITAGEAGLNRYLDEIRKFPMLEPQEEYMLGKRYAEHGDRDAAHRLVTSHLRLVAKIAMGYRGYGLPIGEVVSEGNVGLMQAVKKFDPERGFRLATYAMWWIKASIQEYILRSWSLVKMGTTANQKRLFFNLRRLKGRIQAIDDGDLKPEHVKEIATKLQVSEEEVISMNRRLHGDASLNAPIKASEGESGQWQDWLVDDHDSQEAVLIEQDELETRRRMLAKAMGVLNERERRIFEARRLAEEPVTLEELSSEFDISRERVRQIEVRAFEKVQEAVQKEALEAARALRVVDA
- a CDS encoding adenylosuccinate synthase, whose amino-acid sequence is MTNVVVVGSQWGDEGKGKIVDWLSERADVVVRYQGGHNAGHTLVIDGVSYKLSLLPSGVVRPGKLAVIGNGVVVDPHALIAEIGRLEVQGVKVTTDNLRIADNATLILSLHRELDGMREDAASNSGTKIGTTRRGIGPAYEDKVGRRAIRVMDLADLEALSVKVDRILTHHNALRRGFGAAEISHETIMEELTSIADKILPFSETVWLLLDKKRRAGARILFEGAQGSLLDIDHGTYPYVTSSNTVAGQAAAGSGMGPGSLGYILGITKAYTTRVGEGPFPTELNDEIGQFLGEKGHEFGTVTGRKRRCGWFDAALVRQSVATNGITGIALTKLDVLDGLDELKICVGYKLDGQEIDHLPASQGAQARVEPIYITLEGWKESTVGARKWADLPAQAIKYVRQVEELIGAPVALLSTSPERDDTILVTDPFED